The Brettanomyces bruxellensis chromosome 8, complete sequence genome segment GAAGTGCCAGATGAAGAGGCGGAGGAGCTTATAAAAAGATATCAGCATGAACAGTTTGAGTTAAAATATGATGAGTTTTATGGAAAGTTAGAAAAAGTTTTAAATAAGCTActaaagcaggaaaagaagtcAAGTGATAAGTTTAAACGTGCGGTGGAAGTCGTGGAAAAGGATGATGCGCTAAGAAAACTGAATCTCCGATTTAAGCTGGACAAAACAATATCGAAGATTTTTAAGAGGAAAATTAAGGAGAAGTCACAAATCATCCCAAAGACGTTCTACGTTGAGTATAAAGATATCCATCTGCGGAACCCTCATGAATCGAACACGAAAGAAATCGATACGCTATTCTCGAAACTGTTTGGAAAGGTCATATTTAGAGATTGtatagaaaaaatgaaggttCAATTTAAATTAATTCTTGGACCTGTGAGACaagaatattcaaataagGATTCAGCGAAATCTATAGAAGAAAACCATGCCAATGAAATAGAACAAAAAGGAACAGGAGAGGATGCTAAAGCAAATACAGTTGAGACAACCATGAACAATGAATTAGATATTGAGAAGCATATAGGTGAACATGCCACAAACGGTAATTCTGAAGacggaaataaaaagacaGGGGAAATGGCATTGAAAGAAGGGCAAGAAGAAGTAGAAActgaggatgaggaagtTCAAAATGAAGTAAATACCGGATCAGCGTCTGAGTTGGATGATTTCTTTAAGGAAGATACGGAAAGTGAAAGGACTACAGGAAAAGGagatagaaagaaaattgtcCTTCCAGCTATTATGTCAGGTTATTATTCTggtgatgaggatgaagatgaactAGAAAAGGCAGACAGAGATAATGAGGTGCAAAAAGTTACGTCAAAACATCGGAAAAACAGACGAGGACAAAGGGCCCGTAGAAAAATATGGGAGAAGAAGTTTGGAAAAAATGCTAAACATTTGGTGAAAGAACGCGAAGAATGGCATGCAAAGCAGCAAAGGCTTGAACATGAGTATGAAATAAGGGTAGAGAAGCGtgcagaaaagcagaaaaagcacGAGGAATGGATGGAGAAacagaaggagaaaaagaaggaaatagaAGCTTTGAAGAATAAACCTCTGCATCCTTCATGGACAGCTAAGCGGAAGCTTGAAGAAAGTCTAGCCCATGTAAAGTTTGAAGGTaagaagcagaaatttGCATAAATTGTACCCtatagaaataaaaatagaaataaaacTATGTTTAGCTATTCAGTATATTGAGCATGCGTAATGCTTTCctgaaaatttcaacagATTAAAGATAAATAGATAATATGCGATCTGCAaatgttttcattttttattgggCGTGATTTTCCCAAAACGGAAACAATTGGATAAGGACCCATGGTGCAGATATATAAAAATTCAAAGGTcgagaaataaaaattaaaacaaaaatagaCGCCAGAATAGAAATATGGGGTATTAAACTCAAACTAGTCGGCAAATTTACAGCTATTAATTTtagttttctttgaatgaaaaaaaaaaagcttataAAGGGCCCACTTTAAACAACAGACATAGATACTTCATATTGCGACTTTAATCACGAACTCTCTAGTCAAAAACCTGCAAACAAATGAGTTCTGCAATAgtcaggaaaagaaaatacatatttattaaagATGATTCATTTACGTACGTTTACAAGAAAGAGGTGCATAAGATGAGTTTTCTTAAGTGTATAAAAAATGCTCTCAAGCCTAGTTCAAGAAAATGGGAAGCTAGACCTAGAATGACACCATTACCAAAACATACTTTACAATATCTTCCTGAGATTTCATACTATTGTAATCTTTTTGAACCAGTTAGTAGGAACCTACTTATCGAgctggaagaagaagatggaacTTTCTTCgaggaaaatgaagggGATGAAAAATCAGATTTGACAATGGTCGAGACAGCAGAGGAAACACACAGAGGTAATTCATACACCGTTGCTCGAAGTTGTGATCCAAAAGAAAcgtttgatgaaaataactCCGAATTAATCCAAAATAAAGATCTGCAAAGCGTTAAATATTCAGGGAAGAACTTAAACCTTCTAGCTTCTGCAGGTGAGGATGTTTATATGCAGACAGAAAttatgaataaaataaggGAGTTCGATCAAAATtcacagaaagaaaaatgggGCAAACTTTTTGAAAGGTGCTCTTTTTACTGTCAACCAAACTGCCCTATAACGGAAAGCAGCACTACCATTGTGAATTTATCCAATAACAACGAAAACCAGTGTGAACAAGATGGGGGAGATAAACCTTTTGcaaaggaggaaaacaTTCCTGAGATGGAAGATGAACACAGAAGCATAAGATTTGCAGCGGGGTGtgaaaaaatgatttttgataaaaacGAAAGTTGCGAATCATTTAAAGACTCCGTTAAGCTCTTCATGTCCAACAAACAAGCTCAAGAGAGTATTAAATTGCACCCAAAATCCTGCCTTAAAAAGAGGGAAAACATGAACTACACCGTTGAATCACTGCGTGCAAAAGGGTGCGACCTGGTTGAAGTAGAGGAGTTTGAAAGACTTGCAGATAGgtatgatgaagagaagTCCACCTTACAACGAACATTTTCCTGTTATAGATTGAGACAGGTCTCAACTTATCACCTAATGAACGACGACTTGAGGAAGAATTCAGGTCATATCACAGAAGAAACAGGAAACTTGGATAATACATTTTTGGGGtacaaagaagaagaaaatgaaccATGAAAATTATATCAAGGagattaaaaaagaaatacgAAGTATCAAATATCACAGTAAtagtaaaaaataaattccCGCAAGAAAAATCCTTTCAGGATCTCAATGTAATGAGTTGGGGAATTtccaataaaatttttttcgccTTATATATAAGATAGCAGGAGCCAAAATTCGGTCTTCGGCCTAGGTAGCTTTATCTATTCCCATAATTACACGTTTGTGAATAGCTCTAAAAGTGAAAGTGAAATCTCGTACCACAAGTAGATGCAAAGAATAAGATTTTTTGAGACGGCCACAAAGAGATTTTCACTTATAGTATCAAAAAAAGCCCAACCAATGTCTACTTCAACCCCTAAAACTTTACATCCTATAGTGCTcaatgataaagaaaaacaaatcaCCACTACTTTACAGGATTacacaaaatattacaacACAAATATTGCAAATGACAAAGATATTCAGCCAATTGAGCTTAGGATTACAGGTGGATGGGTGAGAGACAAACTTTTGGGAAAGGAATCTCATGATATAGACATTGGTATTGACCATATATCAGGTTTGGAATTTGTCACTGGTCTTAAAGAATACCTGGACAGGCAAACTGAAGACATATCAGGAACCGGAAAGATTACTACATCATTGACAGGAATTcataaaattaagaaaaatcCAGAAAAGTCGAAACATTTGGAGACATGTACAACACACTTGCTAGGAAATGACATTGATTTTGTCAATTTAAGGAGCGAGAAATATACCGAAGATTCTCGTATTCCTACCATAAAAGCGGGCAgtccaaaagaagatgcatACAGACGAGACGCTACATTAAATTCCTTGTTTTTCAATCTTAGAACCATGCAAGTTGAGGATCTTACAGGAAGGGGTCTTCAAGATTTAAAGGATGGCATTTTGAGAACCCCCTTAGAACCAGAAAAAACATTTTTGGATGATCCATTGCGTTGTCTACGAATGATTCGATTTGCAtctaattttaattttatcaTAGATAAAGCGGCAATGGAGGCAATGGAtaggaaagaaataagagTTGCACTTGATCGAAAAATTAGCAGAGAAAGAATTGGAAGTGAATTTCGCAAAATAATACTTGGAAAGAATCCGATTTATGGACTTAGTCTATTAAATACTGTTGAAttttataatatatttggcTTTGGTGAGAAGGAAATGGGCGAAGAGAAAGTCGTGAAACCGGTAAACATGGACGAGAGAGCTATGAACAGTTTAATAAGCGATGGGATCAAAGCATCCCTCAGTGATATTGTGGCTAGCTTACCGGTTATTAAAGATTTTGTATTTGATCATAGTGGAGCATACAACCGGCTCAAATCCCTTTTCGGGGAACCTTTCAGAAATGACTTATCTACCTTGGCATTTTACTgttctttgattttgaataaaTGGAATAATGAAACTGTGATTCAAACAGATGATTACAGGTCAGAGGAAAAAACAACAGGtaagaaaaggaaagggaagaaggtgaagccAACTAGTGCGGCTCATTTAATTGTACTCCAGGGACTTAAAATGCCAATGAAAGATGCTAATTTGATATCGTTGATCGTGTCAGGGATGGAAGAATTTGGGATAAGATTTAGGGATTACAAGAACATGAGTAGATCAGAAATAGCTCTCAAACTGATAATTCCATATGGAGAAAACTGGAGGCTCAATCTACTTGTTTACTTTATACTCAGAAATTTTAAACATATGGAATTAATTGAAGACACATCCAATTCTATTGAGGAATTTTTGGACATGTGCGAAAAGCTAGATTTAGAGTATGCTTATAAAGAAACAGTTATGGTTAATGGAAGAGAGCTAATAAACTCactgaaaagaaagccaGGCCCTTGGCTGAGACAAATTAATGGCATTTTGCTTGAATGGCAGCTCGATCACCCTAACTGTACCAAACAACAGGTGGTGGAATACGCACAGAAATTGGACATATAATATAAGTAATggatattaatgaattaCCATTCATTTTAATAATATAAATGTCAAAAGCAAAGAGAGCGGAGtatagaagaaacaaactCAGAAAGATATTACTAGAACAAGAATTAAACAACTTTCCAGGACGTGTGACAAACGcagtaataaaaaaaagtccgTCTTAGTCAGTTTACTGCACTATCCTTAGATCTTCTCTTCATTGACACCATGCTTCCAGATAGAAACATATGGGGTAACACCATCCTCTCTGTAGTTCAACAAGATGACCATAGCATCAGGGTCCATGGACTCACCTGTGTAGAATTCGTAGTCCTTGAAGTGCTTCAAAACTCTCTTCACATAGGTAGTAGCACCCTTCTGGAAAGCATCAACAGCATCAGGATTGTGCTCGGTCAAATAGCCCTTGACCTTCTTCATGTAAGATTTGATGTAAATCAGAAAAGATTTCTTGTCAAATGTGGTTGGTTGTAGGTTGAAAGAGTAGACAACGTTGTTAACAGTTTGAGCACCTTCCTCAACCACATCCTCTTCACCACCTTCAGCAGAAGGGTTGGCACCGATATCGACATCTTCACCTTCCTTAACCTGAATCATAGAGCAGTCAGCTTCATAAACGACTCCATCGACTTCCTTGATAGGATATGCGTCGGAAAGCAATTCATCATCGGAGAAGATATCCTTGTAAATAATCATTGTGAAAATATGCAGATGTGGTTGGATTTAGAACTCTTCAATATAGGCAACATTTATCCTGTAAAAAGGGCTAAggatttaaaaaaaaacaggaTTAAGCATCTTAtatacaaaaaatttttcagctctTGCACGGGTACCAAAAATTAttgtgatgaaaaaaaaaaaaaaaaaaaagaggagtaaagaaaattttttttttcagtatAAAATGGTTCTCTATTGTTTGAAACAAAATTCCATTCGTTGTGCAGTGTACGGATGTTCAAACAATTAAATTTATCCCTGATCTATTCAGATAATAGAGTAAATGCTTGCATATCGTAAACATGTTGTTTTATTCATACATATATTACACAGCTTATTACTTGTTTAATACGCTGACAACCTCTCCTGTGGAGTAACCGTCTAATATTAGTTGAGCTGATACCCTCGCAACACTTTCTTTATCGGTGATCATATCTCCCAAGCCGTACTCCTTCATTTTAGTAAAGTTGACAGCGTTTCCCATATCTGTATCCTTTATAAGACCAGGAAGGATGGCATTGACGCGAATCAATTGATTATCATGACGCATAAATTCTTTGGACATTGTGGTAGTTAACCTAACAAGACCCATTTTACTTGATGAATATGCAGTTGTACCGGGAAGGTACCTTTCTGCCAACatggatgaaatatttaagaTATTAGCATTCTTATGCTTTTGCCGAATCATACTTCTTGCAAAGAACCTGCTTAATATTGCAGGCGCAATCAAATTcaatatgtatatattgaCAATATCCTGCTCACGTGTATTCAGTAAAAGGCTCTTTTGCGTCATACCAGCACAATTTACCAAAATGTTAGCATTCTTATACTCTGGGTATACTTTAGCTATTCTCATACACACTTCAGAAGTCTTTAACAAGTCataattcaagaaattatGTTTCTGTTTGGGTATgggatattttttgtttagaTATTCCACACTCCTCTGGCATTGAAGTGCAGATCGTGCAATAATGGTAATTCTACACCCTCGACTTGCAAGTTCTTGAGAAATCTGAAATCCAATTCCCTTAGATCCTCCAGTTATAAAAGCATACTGTCCCAAGAGTGAATTAAAAAGCATAGCTTAGCGTAGTTAGGCTTATTCCGTAAAAGTATAATCTACAGATAACGGAATAAGACGACGtctgaaaataatgaagacgaataaataaatggagaaaaaaaaaagggcggggaaaaaataaattatgaTTGTACGAAAGCATATCCTATCTTTACTAGATTAAAAATTTATGGAAATCTTCTATTAACAATATGAATTGATATAAAATgcaattcatcaatatccATAGATACTTCGCCGTTGCAAATTTGTAATGCtaaaaattataatatCCTATTCATGTTCCAAATTTGTCTTACTGGTAATCACCATGCAGTTGTTCTCGAACGTAACATCCCTAGGAACATATTTAATCAATTGTACATTAAATCCATATGTTTTCATAGCAAAGCATCGAGAAGCATCTATAattcttctcattttcaaaCCAACCTTTTCTCTCTCAACCAATGTTAATCCGGAAAAATGTTCACTGCCATCATCATTTCCCTTGTGATATGTTCCACTTGTAGCCCATGGACACATCTTGCGAATGTATTTGAAATTAGTTGAATCTATATCAAAGTtatccttcaaaaaatCCTTGGATTCCCTTAATAACCAAGGATAATAACAACAATGTCTACAACACATGGCAACCAGAAATCCTTTAAATTGGTATTCAGGGTGCtcagctttcttttcctcttccatAGAATTAATCAGACAACGCAAGGTAAGATCTGTAGCAACTCCACATAAATGTTTGGATATACCAACATAATTTGTCTTgctctcatttttttccacatcAGCACTACCACATAGATCAATTGCTTTTGCTAATTGTAAATCCTTAATATCAACCTTCAATCTATGAACCACAGGAAGATTCTTATTATCTATCTCTCTGATATCctcaattatttttttgtccattttcattctaGGTCTATCTCGATCAATCATAAGAAACTTTGTCCCCACATTATTTTGAACCCCTTGATCAGAAGCACTTTTATACAAAGCCAAATTTAAGTATCTGCTAAATTCTGCCCTTCCACAACCAAACTCCACGTATAAGTTAGATTTATCGAAAAGTTTATGCTTGACCAGCTGGCCTATAAGAGATGACTGCTGAATAAAATGCTTCTTATTTGTGATTTCCTCAGACCTCTCCTCGAGACCCTCTTGGTAACGCACCTGATCTAACATTAGCTCAGGTTTAtcaccaaaaaaatcatcatACTTCCTGAGAGTCTTGTCGATAAAAAGTTTGAACTCTTCTTTATCCACACTCTCATCTCCTAACTTCATGTCTCCACAGATCTCCCCCTTCACATTACAATTTAGATCAAACCAAGCGCATGtcttctgcttctctttctcctcaCGTTTGGCTCTAACCGCATTGCATTTACCCAAATGATTTTTAAGCCTATCCGCCCAAACTGTATGTGATGGATCGAGTGGACATCTTACCCTACCAatcttttctcctttcttaTTAATTCTGAATACTTTAGTTTCGGCATTTTTGTCATGCTCTACTTTATTGAGATGTGCAAAGCAATACTTCATTCCTTTTCGCACTTGCAATCCACATTTCCTGTGATTTATTGGATTGATAAATTGACATTTAAACTGCTGATCGCTCcctttcttccttctctttACATGCTCATTGGTGGTTCGTACTTGAGTCATTTCGCTCCTTTttaattataatatttCATTCAATGATATCATTTTAAATGCCGTCTTATATTGCATTCAGATTTGGTGTGGGATCTGTTTAAAATTTCActgaaaaaattacaatGCAGAAACGTATGTATAAAAAAACCCGGACTACGAAAAGCATTTTAAGAAGGCCACAACTTCTGTTAATAGAAGATACAGGTAGTACTTAAACTATGATTACCAGCAATAAAGCGTATCAAAGCATTGCAACTTTGTTGACTGGACGGCAAGGTCATTGGAATTTAAATGATTTAAAGT includes the following:
- the TMA19 gene encoding Ribosome associating protein (BUSCO:EOG09264U81), with amino-acid sequence MIIYKDIFSDDELLSDAYPIKEVDGVVYEADCSMIQVKEGEDVDIGANPSAEGGEEDVVEEGAQTVNNVVYSFNLQPTTFDKKSFLIYIKSYMKKVKGYLTEHNPDAVDAFQKGATTYVKRVLKHFKDYEFYTGESMDPDAMVILLNYREDGVTPYVSIWKHGVNEEKI